The following nucleotide sequence is from Fusarium graminearum PH-1 chromosome 1, whole genome shotgun sequence.
ggatGCTCGACATTTTTGAAGGGTGCGATGAGTCCCTTGGTCTGTAGTTGTTTCAAGGCATTCTTGAGGACCGAGTCGTGCATGTTGAGGCGCTTCTGGAGCGTCTGGGACCAGATACCGTCGCCGCCCGAATCGTCGATAAGAGAGTAGACCATGACCTGTTCGTCGGTCGAGCATTGCTTGTACCTAGCGATCAATTGTCAGCCATACACTCCAAAATTGTCGTAGAATTTAGGTTGCGTACTTGTGAGCTTCCTGAGAGTCGCGCCATTTCCATAGCACTTGGCCAGAGGCCTCGCGCATGGTGATGAAAAGCTTGTCATCGGTAAGAGACTGGACGACGCGGGCGAGCAGCATAAGATCGCGGTTGGGAATGACATCGAGGCGCATAAGGTCATCCTGGGAGAACATGTCTGTCCCAGACTCGCGACATCGTTCGTAAAGGGCCTCTTTCCAGACACCGAGCTTGGCCGCCGCGGCGTCGCTTTCGGTGGGCGTGGGGGTCGGCATTGCGAGTGAGTCAAGAGAGGGATGCGCTCGTCCAGTAGAAGATATCGAAAGAGGGAATTCTCTGATGTTTAAGACCAGGTAGTTGGCTAGCTAGTAATAAATCGATGCTATATTGACATGATATGGGGAGTGGCGAGCAAGCGTTTGTGAGTGTTAAATATGACGATGGTGGGATGGACTTGTTCTCGAGTAGAGGCGGTTAGGTTGGAAATAATTATTTTTCGGCTCCCCGCAGTCGACGCTAAATTCCATGTACCTCGTCCCCTACCCTGCTACTAATTCATTCAATAAGCCGGGTAGAAAAAGGCGGAAAGTGGGGGATCTTATCAGTATCACGGCCCCCCACTGTCTTCAGTGTGTTCTCACCCTAGACTTGAGGGTCTTACAATACCAGAAGAGTTGGTCGccagaaaaaagagaagataTTAGTAATTCAGTCTGGTATACTTATTAGACTTGACTCTGGGTAATATCTGGGTAAGCCGGCTAGCAGCTTGGCATTTTGGTACTCGATGGTTGATTCAAGTGTGTCTTTGGGGGTACTCGATGGGGAAAAGGTGGTGGTTTTCTGTCGGGCATGTGTTGATTGTTCTTCAGTAGTCGTGTTCTCCTTGAGGACAGTATTATTTACTTAAATTATTAAGAATAGAAATATCCCACGGGAATTAGATTCAGTTCCTTTAAAAGTTAACGTACCGAACTCTGGTATCGCTTAGCCttacctaggtactaagaTATGTAGTTTAGCTAACCACAAGATCCATGTCAATAAACGTATAAGCGGAATTTCAACTGAACGAAAAGTGGTATGAACATAAAGAACATTGTACGCTTTTTTTGCGTTTACTATATATAGTATACTTTGATAGATATTCAGCCGCCTCATGGTACAATATCACGGAAGTTAAGTTTATTCACAAAAGTTAACCGCATACAACACTTACACTCACAGCCTATGTCACGCGCGTTCATAGCTTTGATAAGAAATGGGTAGGTATATAAAGGGCACAACTATCTCTCTCCAAGGTGTTTATTTGTCTTCCATTATCAAACAGCACCTGTAAAGCAACGCGCAAGCAGCAAAGGAAACACCACCACCTTACTCCAACACAGGCTACACAAGATCAGTGACCCCTTCAACAACATTTTCGGTATAAAATGAACCGAAAAGCTAACTGCCGCTGAAAGACAATATTGAGCAGGAATTGGACGCCCTCTTCGAGAATTATTGCTTTACAACTCCAACGAACAAAGATGCCAAGACTGACAACATTTCACCCGAAGAAACAACAGCCCAAGTCGCAGCCTTGGAGCCTCGGAATAATGGTATCACAAATGAGGTATCGGCCAGACTTCTTCGGTTAGCACGTTTGACCCCGGAACTTGCTTCGCACGCCATAGAATGTGAGTGCCAGTGCTTTCTGTACAAATACAGCCCCTGGGACCAAGCAGAGGCTCGATTACGCTCTCTTCAACTTACCAGTGGAATGCCGCCAACTAGTGTTGCACCGCCCCAGGAACCTTCAACTAAGCGCGGATGAGGCGAGAACTCATACGATGAACAAGCAAGTGCTGATCATTCGCAAAAGCGCTGCAAGATTGTCAACTAGCTCGAACATCATGCTTGACACTGAGCAAGTGTGGCATGTATCAATTGGAGGGTAACAGCATGCGTCTGCCGTAGCCTGAAATAAAACCACAATTCTGTCCCACTATACTATCAACGTGCAAAATGACTGGTATAAATTAGTTCTTTTCGCTATGATGTGAACCTAAAATAGAGAAACTCGTAATAAGAGATAGCATTGCTGTCATCCATGGCCCAGCCAAATACCAGCCGTCCATGTTTTCACTATAATGCGTCTCCCTTCGTACCATATGTAATCCTACGCCTGCAACGCCTGAACTGCAGACCACATCTTATCGTCGCTTAGTACAGCGTGCCCATCCGTTCAAAACTCAAGGCCCAGCTATGTGTACGAGACAACAAGTGCGGCATGAGCTTTTGTTGTAACATGAAAATGCCTATATAATCCAGACGAGTTGCTTATTCCCTGGCAACTCCTAGTTTGCTGggctcttgctcttctccttgggtTGCTCTGGCTTATCTTTCTCCGTGTCAACGTCCATAGCATCGGCAGGCTGTTCGCTTTGAGCTTTCTCAGTTGACTCTGCAGGCTTTTCGGCAGGTGTCGGCTCTGGGATTGGTTCTGTAGTAGCAGCGTCGTTAGCCGCCGCTTCGACAGTCGGCTCGTCCTGTGCAGACTTTTCTGTTGGCGCTGAAGGTTCAGTGGGTGCTTCAGGTGCTTCAGGCTCAacatcctccttcttgatggtTGTCTCTTCGACTGCTGAGTCCTCCATACCcacatcgccatctccatcaaccttTGATAGCTCGGGTTCCTTCGCATTCTCAGTAGGGGTTTCGGTCGCTTTCTCTGGTTGGTCTTTCTCAGGCTGATCGGGAGCCGAAATGTCATCGATAGTATCGTCATTCACATCGTGTCCGTCCTCGCCAGTGTGTTCCTCGGCAGCCTCATCATTAGAAGCACCATTGGGGGCTTTAGCAGGGGGGGCGTCGGGGTTATCGACATCCATTTCTCCCTTGCGGTAATCAGTAAAGCTGCGCTTGTTACCGTTCTGGCGAGTAGCACCATTGACGCGAGccatctcgtcatcgtcgctggcTTCAAACTCGTTGTCATGTTCAACATGCTTGTCCCAGCGGTGTTCCGTCATGCGgacatccttgttctcgtcctcatcgagatcatccagctcagcttcctcctcgtcggtcaTGCCGCCAAAAGGTTTTCGTGGGACGTCCTGCAGTTGCACTGACGGCGCGGGTCCAGTTTGTCGGAGATTATCAATGACTGATGAAGTTATCTTCTCGAGATATTCTCGGCTGTTGGAGTTCTCCATGTTTGAGGATCGGACGTTCAGCTCAAAGTCAGGAGCATAGTACTACTTTGTATTAGTGAATGTTCATCAAACCACATCCAAGCAACTTACTTCGTAGTATTCATTGTACGGCAATGTTCGGTCCATCTCCTTGCCGACAAGAACACCAGTTTCAAATGCCCATGTACGCGCGACATTTCGCATTGTATAGCCACCTCCACCGAGAACAAGGGTAGGGAGGTTAAAACTCTTGACAAAGTTCACGCAGTTGGCGTGACCATCCATACTCAAGTTGAAACAACCCAGTCTATCACCTGAAAGACTGTCACCACCACactgaagaacaacagcctcGGGCTGGTAATACTTCATGACATTCTCAATGACAGGCTGGAAGATTGAGCGGTATGACGCATCGGTGATACCATCTCGAAGAGGGAAATTCACAGCGTAATTCTTTCCTTGGCCAATACCGGTATCCCTCAGCTCACCAGTACCAGGGAAGTACTCGCCATACTTGTGGAAAGAAACAGTCATGACACGGTCGGTGGTATAGAAGGcttcctcaacaccatcaccgtGATGGACGTCGATATCGATGTAGAGGACCCGCTTTTTGAATcggaggagctcaaggatgccgagaacGATATCTAGAGATTGTTAAACGGTGTTGTTTCGCGTGAATGATAAAACATACCGTTGACGTAGCAGAAACCACTGGCTTCGCATTTTTTGGCGTGATGCAGACCACCAGCCCAattgatggcgatgtcgCATTTTTGGCGGTTGAGTCGCGCAGCGCCCTCCATGCTACCGCCCGCACTGATACCACAAAACTCGAAGAGACCGTCAAATACAGGGCAATCATCTCCGACGTTGTATTTTCCTTGCTCCCTCATGAAGCTGTCCATATTGTCTGGCGTGACTTTTTGCAGGAAGTCGATGTAGTCGTCCGTGTGAAATTGGGTCATTTCGCCTCGGGTCGCAGGTTTCGCGCGCTTCAGGAATGTTAGCTCAAGTTCATAGCAAAAGTATGCGCGGAATCAAATGCTAATCAGGAGTAGACTTACGTaaatctccatcttctggtACAGGTTGTACTGCATGATCAAGCTATGCGCCAGCCGAATGCGATGAGGCTTCATGGGATGGCCAGTAACGTAGGCATAGTTACCAATGTCAGAATCGTAAAAGTAAGCAACCTTCTTGGGCGATGAGGCATTGAGCGCGACTGAGCCGAGCTCAACACGAATGTCGTCGCCCATGATTGCGGTTACTGAGGGTGTCGCGAATCTCGGGAAATGGGTGGGAAGAAAAGGGTCAAGTCGAATATGCGTGGAACAGCGAAAACCTGTTTAAAAACGTATGAAGCTTAACCGGCTCAGAGAGAGCTCAGCATGTTCGATCGAGACGTGAAGGGTAGGTAATTTTGGTGTATGAAGCAGAAGTTGTTTTCtggaagcagccttgagTGTAAGTTAGTAGCAAGTACATGCTGGGCAGAGCGTTGGCAAAGCCCATGTCGGAGCTCCATTAGAGTGCCATTTACAAGGATTAATGTTAGGCCGTTCCTATCTAAATTGGCTTAGCCGCAACTAGAGCCCCTCGCATGAGACTGCTGTACTGCCACAGGAAGCTCAGGTTTACACGTGACGTGACTAAGCTACGAGCTGTGGCTCCCAGGCTGCCGGGCTGGCGTCAACGTCAATAGCCTTCTACCAAGCTCCGATCATAGCAACAccctccatcaccaccaccaacaatcacATCTACACCCACGGCTGAACTCTTTTTGACGAATTAACTTACGCGCATATCATCTGTACACTTTGAACCTAGTCGATACCATGGAGCGATTCAGGAGTTTACTTGGCAACGGCGGTATGGGCCTAGGAGGAGCTGCTCATGGAACTGTAAGCTATGATCCCGTTGATTGAAGCTCCCGCGGGAGGGTTTCTTACCTCCAAGACCATGGACTAACTCTTATGCGCACaggacaacaccaacctGATCGACAACTCCGAAACAGTCTACATCTCCTCCCTCGCCCTCCTCAAAATGCTTCGACACGGCCGCGCAGGTGTGCCCATGGAAGTCATGGGTCTGATGCTGGGCGAGTTCGTGGACGACTTTACCGTCAAGGTTATGGATGTGTTTGCCATGCCCCAGAGTGGTACCGGTGTTAGTGTCGAGGCCGTCGATCCTGTTTTCcagacgaagatgatggatatgCTTCGACAGACAGGAAGGTGCGTTAAATGACGGTCGACTTTCTGTTATTCTTTAGCTAACCCTTCTCAACAGACCCGAGTCGGTTGTCGGATGGTACCACTCGCATCCCGGTTTCGGTTGCTGGCTTTCGTCGGTTGACATCAACACCCAGCAATCATTCGAGCAATTGAACCCCCGTGCTGTAGCTGTCGTCATCGACCCCATCCAGTCCGTCAAGGGCAAAGTCGTCATTGACGCTTTCCGACTCATAAACCCTCAGCTTTTGATGCTTGGGCAAGAGCCACGACAAAGCACAAGCAACTTGGGCCATCTCAACAAACCCTCAATTCAAGCTCTTATCCACGGCTTGAATCGACACTACTACTCAATCGGCATCGACTACCGCAAGACGGCTCTCGAGGAGAACATGCTCATGAACCTGCACAAACATGTGTGGACCGAGGCTTTGGAGATGAATGATTTCCGGCATGAGGGttgcaagaacaaggatcGACTGCAACAGCTGGTTACATTGGCGGACGGCTACGAGAAGCGTGTGAAGGAGGAGACCGAGTTGACCAAAGATCAGCTTAAGACTCGATATGTGGGCAAGTTGGATCCcaagaagcatctcgaaGATGTTGGCCAGGAGCTCATCGAGGACAACATTGTTTCCGTGTCGAGACAAATGATCGACAGGGAGGCGACCATGCCCAAAAGGGAGACGCCAGCAGGGTCTAAGGGACAAGTGAATGGCGAGGAGATGGACGTGGAGGAGGAGTTATGAGCGAGCGGAAGCGGGCACCTAGTTCACAGGGATACATAGCGAGGCCACGGGATGGACTTGTACGATTAATTGGCGTTGGCGGGCGGGACGGACGATATAGACCTAGCCATGTCACGAATTATTGCACACAAGGTTAGCATCGTATTTGCATGCATGACATTAACTCCGCATATGTTCCTTGTTGTGCCGTTCATGTGAGTGAGGCTAAGGCTATTGTGCGGCCTAACTGTGGGTGGTGTCGGTTTCGAGCATCtgctttgtgtttgttgaacATAGTGACCATGCATTTGTCTTCCATCTTGTAGGAGCAGGCGTGAACAAGGTGCTCTCGTCTATATAAGAGCAAAAAATGGCACGCGCGCGattcctttcttttccttgtcttaTCTCAACTTTGTTAGTAGTCAACAATCACCCACACATACTGCTATTATACATTTTGCTTTTACacgaacaaagacaacattCTACGAACCGAACCAAATATCCATTCTATCAGCAGGTCTGCAGTAATTGGTAAGTCACCGATTCCCCGTCGataaagagaagaagagtcgCAGAAAACGTCTCAGCGAAGCCGTTGTGAAAATGGGGTTCCGTTCGTCTCTGCGCTCGCTTTTTAGCGAACGTTTTTCTCTGGCAATGAAAGATTCTGACCAtgagaaacagaaacagaaacagaatcAAAAAAAGcattccagaagaagcaaaaagtattctcaacaaacaccaTGTCATTGCAAGGCACGAAATAATTACAACCTTGGAACGCGAgggcagcagcaaggaaattattattataagagtcagggtcagggtcaGATTCAGAATCAGAGTCAGGAGGTTCGTCAGGCGTCAGGCGGTCTAACACAAGCTCGAAGAGTTAATAGGCCtgaccttgagaagcctCTGCCTGTGGTTCCACGTCAACGTCCCCCACAACACCAGTCTCCATACCGGACGCCAATACCCCTGCAGCAAGACGGGAGGCAAGTCCAGAAACCTGCATCTGCACCAGATGAAATACTCTACCCGTTTGCGCTTGCGGATAGAACAGGGAGCAacgaagccatcatcattttGGACAACCGCTCAATGAACTACGAGGCCGTATGTGAAGTAATCGACATGATAGCGCTTCGCTTCAGCCACATCCCCTACGCCGTAAGCGGCATGGCCGCCATGGTCTACTATGGCTACGACGCGAGGCCATATAAAGTGAGCATGCTATGCCCGGAGCACACGCGCGAGAACCAGAAATGCTGGGCGAAAGCGCTGGGCATGCTCCCTATCCCAAAAAGGCACGACATCTGGGGAGTCTCGACGAGCGACGGCATGCTACGTCAGATCCGCGTCAGGTTCCCTTACGATTTTGAGGAGATGCACGTCTTAAAAGTCGGCAACTCAGCCGTCTCGATGCTTTCGTTAGCGGGTCTGGCTGATGAGCTGGCCAGAACGTACGTGAACGAACTCAAGCACTCAGACCAGGACCGCCAGGAGAATCTCGCAAATGAGATGGTGTGGATTCTCAACAGAATCATCCAGTGCAGGATGACTGAGCACATGCTCAGGCCCGAGAGGATCCCTCACCTCATCCAAGAGCGCTTCTGGGTACCCTTTTCGCTGGCCTATCCTGAAGTGGTGCCTTTATTTGCGAAAGCCGGATGGAGGATCCCCGATGACGAATTATATTGATGAGGAGGGGATCTTTTTTTCGGAGACGAGCGAGCGACATGCGATTGTTATTTTTTGGAGTTTAAGAACGGATGGTTGAATGGTAATGAATGGTAATGGGAAGCTGGAACTCGGAACGGAATTTGGTCCTTTTGGTAAATGGGAGACGGATGATACCCTAGATTTCTTTAATTTCTTATGGTTTAATGAGTGAACAGGACTGGGACGTTGGACGACGCGATGAGGAACAATGCAAATAGACTGATAGATCAGATCTACGACGATTACAATGTATGGGTTTGAGCGGGCGGCCCTTAGGGTCGCCATGGGCTTATGCCACGAGCGAATACCAACTACTTTCCTACTCGAATTATATCGCGACTAAAGTTAAATAAATACAAGTGACGTATGCTCTCCATGTGCCTTTATTGCTACTCACTCACTTACACGACAGAGAATTGCCAGGATCGTGAACTAACAAGCCCTAGCATATAAGCGAAAATCTATCTTACATATTTAACTCATCCTTGCACCATTTAGACTCATCAGGCCTTACGAGCGGCACATACTCATAATTTGGTAAACCATTCAACTGCTGTGTTAGTAACTGGGAAAATACACAATGGATCGCTCATGGAATTGAGCGCGAAAAATACTGCCCGGCAAGGTCGCAATACGACATTACTTATGCACTGTACTGTTACTTATTTGCACCATGCTCTCACGTCCTACGTTACTCATTCAAAACCTCATTCCAAGATTCTGATTGTTTCCTAACTTCCTATCCTAGGGGTATAAATGTTCTGGCCACCTATTTGGCGGATTCCGAACCAAGAAAATTCGTAAAATCATATCCATTAGcatgccttggcctttttgaTGAACGCCTTCGCCAGCCTAACAGACTCCTTGACTACATAGTCTCCCCAGACGGGAATGTAGCCCAGGTGCACGCTGAGATCCTTGCCACCAGCTTCGCAGAAGGGGTCGCCCTTGTCGCAGACCGAAACTGTCTTTTTGGCGATGCTGTCGCAGCCGGCCGGGAGGTTACGAGGGAACATCTGAGAAAAGTGTTAGTTGATTGTGACGAGTGTTGCTTTCTTCCTTGATGACTTACTCCGCTGCCAACGCTGGTTCCGACATGGAAGGTCTGGCCTTCTGTGAGACTTGGGTCGCCCAAAAGGATGACAGAAGAGACTGCCAAAAGTTAGCTATGCAGGATCATCGAttggctttctctttctcttacTCTTGTCGGTGACGAAGGAAGGCTGGGGCAAGGTAGCAGGGAATCCGGTAGAGCTTGCACCGCAGATGGTGTCCATGATGACATGAGCGCCCTGGATGAAAGTCAGTAGGTGAATTCAAGGGGCTATTGTGTTTTGAGCCTCACCTGTGAGTATCCCATGAGGACCAGCTGAGTCTTGGGGCAGTTCTTCACATAGGCCTGGATGACAGAAGTCAAGGTGCGAACACCCACGGGCTGAGATTCGAGGTACTCGTTATACAGGGCAGGGTACACAAGGGATTCTATGTCAGATCCGGGGACAAGCTTGAGAACTTTTTCGGCCAGTTCGCCCATGGCGCCAGGACCCTGAGGCTCGAGACTGCCGCGAGCTACGATGACATGGGCTCCTTTGGCGCATGTAGTCGGTTTGGCGGCGACGAGAGCCACGAGGAAGCTCAGAAGGAGAGTGAAGGCGATCATGTTTGCGTCGTACTTGGTATCTGTGAAAGGCTTTGGAAAGGAGTTAGAGGATGAATTTATTTCAGGATCACAAGGAGGGAATAAATAGCCTACTGGGATGCcaagttgatcttgactCGCTGCGGTGATTCAGAGTCGATGTATAGGGATGGAGAGCacataaaaaaaaagagaaccATAAGAGAGCGAGGGAAAAAATTTATAGATTCTTGCTGTCACTTGCTCGATAGTGCCAACACCATGTAATTCACTCTCAATTCTCCCACGATATTCGATGTAAGTTGCCTACCAGTCAAATCGTGGTAGTATCAGACCCACACGATCGAACGCTTGGAAccgaaaaagcaaagaaagtAAACGAGCCTAGTACTTGTACGTCAAATGTTGCGAGCTTGCACCTGCGCTGGAGACGGCAGATATCCATAATTAATGGTCGACAGGGTCAAGGTCTGGGGTAGTTCCGATCAAGCCGATATGGGCTTTTCGGACCTTTGTCTGTATCAGGACTGTTTTCCATCTGTTTATATAAAAGCCTCGTGGAGAATATGCGGCTATAATGTATACTATCTAGTAGAGGAAAGGCTCTCGTGGTGGACGTTAGATTAGACGGTTCTGCCGAGCATGATTAGCGTTGTAGTCTATATCCCAGTTGAGTTTATTTTGCGAATCCGAAAGACGTGACTGCATGTTTAGTTTAAATCCACCATATAACGGGTCTTGGAAGATATAGGATGGATCGTTTGATTGTGCGAAACCTGCTTGttcaatcttctcaacgatCTTGTTGGGTCGAGGCTTGGTCAtggctttgtttgtttgcttgtCTATCTCTTGGCAGGGATAGATAGCAATCTAGATCGACCCAAGTGACATGGGACATAACAAGTAGATTTGAGTCGACATAATCAAAGGACGCTAACTAGGCAAGATGGAACATGGAAACAGCAAAATCAGTAGCCGTTTGTCCATACGCTGACACGTATCTCATATGAGTGCTCAGGTCATGGCCTCCAGCCTCACAGAAAGGGTCTCCTGCATCACAGAAAGACATGGTCTTGCCAGAGACGTATCGGCATCCATTTGGTTTTTGGCGAGAGAATACCTGTCGATTCGAGTCAGCATTTATAATCTTAACCTGAGATATCTACTGCTGACTTacaccatcacccttgctGCTCCCAACGTGAAAGGCCTGTCCCTTCGTAGTACTCGGATCGCCCATCAAGACAATAGCGGCAACTATTTCCAAATAAATGAGCAAATCGAGAAATCCAAGCTTCTATGGGCTGGTTGTTTCACTTACCTTTGTTAGTAATATTAAGAGGCTGTGGCTTTGTAGCTGGGAACCCGACTGAACTCACACCACACATAACATCAGCGGCGATATGAGCCCCCTATCACTATTCAGTCAGATCTATTTG
It contains:
- a CDS encoding histone deacetylase RPD3 — its product is MGDDIRVELGSVALNASSPKKVAYFYDSDIGNYAYVTGHPMKPHRIRLAHSLIMQYNLYQKMEIYRAKPATRGEMTQFHTDDYIDFLQKVTPDNMDSFMREQGKYNVGDDCPVFDGLFEFCGISAGGSMEGAARLNRQKCDIAINWAGGLHHAKKCEASGFCYVNDIVLGILELLRFKKRVLYIDIDVHHGDGVEEAFYTTDRVMTVSFHKYGEYFPGTGELRDTGIGQGKNYAVNFPLRDGITDASYRSIFQPVIENVMKYYQPEAVVLQCGGDSLSGDRLGCFNLSMDGHANCVNFVKSFNLPTLVLGGGGYTMRNVARTWAFETGVLVGKEMDRTLPYNEYYEYYAPDFELNVRSSNMENSNSREYLEKITSSVIDNLRQTGPAPSVQLQDVPRKPFGGMTDEEEAELDDLDEDENKDVRMTEHRWDKHVEHDNEFEASDDDEMARVNGATRQNGNKRSFTDYRKGEMDVDNPDAPPAKAPNGASNDEAAEEHTGEDGHDVNDDTIDDISAPDQPEKDQPEKATETPTENAKEPELSKVDGDGDVGMEDSAVEETTIKKEDVEPEAPEAPTEPSAPTEKSAQDEPTVEAAANDAATTEPIPEPTPAEKPAESTEKAQSEQPADAMDVDTEKDKPEQPKEKSKSPAN
- a CDS encoding 26S proteasome non-ATPase regulatory subunit 14 — protein: MERFRSLLGNGGMGLGGAAHGTDNTNLIDNSETVYISSLALLKMLRHGRAGVPMEVMGLMLGEFVDDFTVKVMDVFAMPQSGTGVSVEAVDPVFQTKMMDMLRQTGRPESVVGWYHSHPGFGCWLSSVDINTQQSFEQLNPRAVAVVIDPIQSVKGKVVIDAFRLINPQLLMLGQEPRQSTSNLGHLNKPSIQALIHGLNRHYYSIGIDYRKTALEENMLMNLHKHVWTEALEMNDFRHEGCKNKDRLQQLVTLADGYEKRVKEETELTKDQLKTRYVGKLDPKKHLEDVGQELIEDNIVSVSRQMIDREATMPKRETPAGSKGQVNGEEMDVEEEL